CTGCGAGTACCTGTGGTCAGGTTTTTAGACTGAAGCGCTTCAGGGCAATACAAAGTCCCAGCTataggtcagatttttttttttttccagctgtttcttATTTGTGAGCTGTGTGAATGCCCACATTAAGTCGGGCCAAGTGTTCAGCCAGTGCACTTCGCAGGTGCTGGTGGGTGTTTTGTGCCAGGTCTTGGGCGTCTGTTCGGGGTCTGGGCGAGCGCGGCGCAGACGGCAGCGGGTTCCTCCAGCCCCTGCCCGGAGCCGCGCCGCTCGCcggaggggcaggagggcagcgtGGGCTCAGCTGCACCGCGCGTCGCGTCAGCCCCGCCGGGCCTGACCCCGTAAGGCTTTTTATtaaatctaaaaaaaattactgggAAGAAAGTTTTATAGGGCCCAGCTCTGGTTTAACACACAGATCaacttttatatatacatataaaacttttatatatatatataaatatgtataaatatataaataaatatatatatatatatatatatatatatatgaatgactCCTGCTGATTTAAAATAGGCTTTTAAGGCActtgaagctttttttcccctacactttttttttttttttgcaggcttCGTCTTGAAAGTCCCACTACCCTGCTGCACAAAAAGGTCATCCCACACGATAAGATACTTCAAAAGTAATCCTGCTATCATCATTAAAAAATGAgagaacatgggaaaaaaaatgggtgAGAGTTCACAAACAAAGAAATAATATGGAAGGGAggtaaatgcaaatgaaaaatgcaaCTAGGATTTCAGCCATCTAAAACTtatttcatgggaaaaaaaaaaatctataaacatGCTAAAAAACCCCTCTCAATTTATAGACCAGAGTGGAGAACTCAGATCTGCTGTCTATCTTGAGAGAGGGAACAGCACTAGTGCATTTATGGGCCATTATCCGACACAAGCAAATGTAATCAATATTAATCATTTGACAGAAATCATGTAAGAGACGGCCATCCTAGCAGAACACTGACACACAAGCAAGGTTTCCTGCTGGGAAAACAAACCCTTCGGCTTTGATTCAGCATTTCTTTAGGAACTCCAAGGTCTCCTGAGACAATGTTTTGCTACATTGACCTCTGCTAAGTGAAAACTCCATTTCAAACTGGAAACACCATGTTGAAcatctaagaaaaagaaaaccaatggtcctggaaaaaaaaagagttcacagatgtatttcactttatttatttgttcttcaTTTTGTATAGCACGCTTAAATAACACTTGCTCATTAGATCTTACAAGATCTTTCCCCTGCATTCGGGAAGAAGCAAAAAACCAGTCACGTGTAAGATATTGAATGCATTCACGTAAGTATGTTGTGCTTGGGTTCTTGAGCATCTTCATAAATAAGAGAACATTAAACCAGCTGGGATTTTAACAGCATCGTTACTCGCAGATCATAGCAGCTTAAAAGGTTTAAGCTAGATTAATCCGTTTCTTTTAATTGGAAAAAGTTTTTAATAAAGTTTAGTAAGAGATTAAAAAGTATACCCACAATGCATCTAATTAGAAAAACATAAAGAGGCTGCAACActacaaaacaattttttaaagataaagcatttctttttagTTTGTAGGTCTTAAAACCCACAATGGCCTTTCTGCTTTAGCTAGGGATATAATTTTGCAACTACGTAGATGAAGGCTAGGCATTTCAAGTTATTAGGGATTTTTTATGCACACCCATCCTTAAAGAGGTTCTAAACTAGACAAACAAAATCTCCATTAATTTCAGCAAATATTGGCCAAATCACTGGGGAACTGCTAATGTAGTTCCCCAATCTGTGAAAGTAGGATTCAAATGACTATTGGTTCTGTTGTGtgaacttttttttgctttcaaggcCATCAAGAACAAGATATTTTTGCTATGGATGGATGAAGTCTAATCGTAGGagtaggaggagaaaaagaaaggtatCGTCAAAAGGTAGTTCCCATACTTACTGATTTGacaaaaaataaacagatgaaTTATTGAGTATCTTCTTCTAGAAGACTTCTTTTTAAGGTAAATGTGCACATGTGAAACATTCTCTGTTACAGATATTTGAGCTGATCCTACAGGGTGCTAAGTGCCCTACACTCCTTTTGCAAATCACTAAGGAACGAAGGTGCTACGTATGCCCAAGTAAACACTTCAGAAGATGCGGGACTTCGTTCGAATGAggatcattaaaaaaagaaaaagaacaaattgAGGTATTGTAACATGCAGGAACCCTAATCTTTTCCTAGCAGATACCGGATTTGTGTAACAATGCCTGTCAGGCCAAGTGGGGCTCTCAGCTGAGTTAGCGCTCCGTTTCTGGGAGCTTACAGCAGTCCAACTGAAAAATAATGATAAACTTTGAACTTCGGGTCACTGGGACTGCGTGCACAAAAGAGAACAAGGAAAAGTAGGAGTAACCATGAGAATGTGACCAAGGCTTACTGCAAGGTTTGCACTGAATTTTAAGCAGGTGTCTTGTGCTGCTATATAGAACAAGGTCTTTTTATAGCTGTAACTCAGACCTCCTTTCTTATGTTATAGGCTATATCACACATCTTTCCAGCTATCGTGTACTTAAACCATATAGCTGCATGATAAAAGTAGTCCAGATATTTTGATAAACAAGTTCGTACTGTAACATCTCATCGAAGTTGTGCTGCCACCTTGAGTGTCGCTTCAAGCTGGTGATGACTTAGTATATACATTCAATCCAGTTATAGACTTACTACCACTTCTTGTGCCAAGACTTTAATGTGCTTCAGTGCATGAAGGAAATTTACAGCCAACGCTGGGAATATATATTCCACCTctccatttcatttcattaaaaaaaaaccacagcagtAATTATATTATAGTTTCATAGCAGATATTTATAACTTAGCCATAAACAAATGCTGATCTAAAGCTTTGCAGGCAGCTCTCAGGAAAACTTAATTATTATAGAATTGATAGCAATATTAACCACTTGGGTTTTTCTTCCCTGGTACTACAATTACTACTATCTTTTAATGACTGCAGGTGcatataaattactttttttttttttttttttttgatgttggtTTATTCTTTAAGTGGGAGAACCAATAGGAAGCCTATTGTTACAACTTggtgtaaaaataatttttgaccCTTTAAGTCACAGTCTAAAGCCAGGTAAATGGAACTATTTCCATGCAGTGAGATGAGCTTTGGAGCAGGCCATATTTTAAGACTAGCAATCTGTATTTTGAAAGGACATAActttggttggtgtttgttttaAGTGTAAATTTTATCTACTGAAGGTGCATTTataggggaagggaagaaagagggtTTAAATCCAGAAAAGAGTTTAAATTCTTCTACAGTGTAGGTTATTTGGATATCGTGGCCAAAACTTGTTCGGATTTAAATTGTCATTCAGTTGATCTAACCCCATAGAGTCTTTGTAATGATCTAAATGGAAGAAGAATCAGGGCCACTGGTGAAAAAGCTGTAGCTTGTGATCTCCATGTGAAGCCATGCTCAGAAATTAGTTTTAGCCTGCATGAGCAAGCCTACATTGAGGCCTTGTCCCATTAATACCCTTTCTCAATGCGTACAACCATACTAACATCCTGGCATTTCTAGGAAGCAATGATTCAGCAAAGCCTTTTTCTTATTTATCTACCAGGGAGAGTGGACTTCTCTTTATGTGTTTTAAATTACAGAAGCCAGTTTGATCTACCAGTGCATTTTTAAAGGGTTTTTCAGAACCCTGCCACAGGAAAAGCTCCAATGAAATTGCCTTCATCATGATATCCCAACAGCCCCAAAGCCCTACCGTAGTGTCCTTTCAGGTGAGCCAGGCCAGAAATTAATTAACATCCTAAGAGAACAAGCAGTCTAGCAGCACCATCTGTCACAGGGCAAGCTGCTCTGAGCCAGATATTAGAGAATGATGAAAAGTCAGAGGCTAAGGGATCTGTCCAGTGCCTGCCAGTTACTGTAATATCAGTGTGCTTCATTAATGTCTGTGCATTTATCTTCACAACTCCTTCGTGAGGTAGGAAATGACTACTCCCTCTCTTGCAGAAGGCGAAAGTGAGGCACAGGGAGATTACGCTGTTCTCCTGGGGTCCTACAGGAAGTCTGTGGTAAAGCTGAGGGTGAGTTTAATCTCCTAGTTTAATCATGGGACTGCCAGTCTTTCTGCTTTGCCTAGAAACACGAGGCTTTTGACACAACCTTCATTTTTGCATGCAGTAAACATCCTGGGCAATATACCGTGTCGTAAGTGGTTTCACTTCCCTGTCCTGCTTGTCTGAATTTTAGAGACTGGCTCAAACTGCAAAGATTTGCTGCATAATAGCCAGATCATCTTACCTAGCATTTAGGTTCACTCTACAAGAGAGGCATGGTGTAGCCACAAAGTTCAGATTTAAATCTTCAGTGTAGGTTAAAGCCCACTTctatttgcttgcttgcttgcttgcttccagGAAGCATGAAATATAATGAACTAAACACTACAAACACAGAAAGCCAATGAACAAAAACTTCTAATATTAATTACAAACATTAGTGCAAACCACACAGCAGATTATTTTTAGTACGCTCAATATTTTCTCTAAGGAAATCATAAAACTGATGCTTTAAACAAAGTCACATTCTTTAGCCAAATAAGCGGTCAACTTTGAAGCTCACATAAGCAATCTGGGTTTTGCTGCTACACATAATACTTCATACTACGTATTTATATGTATGCTATAATATGCTCTTGGAAAATATATTTAGTCCTgtgcatatttaaaatataaataaccaAAAGGCAATAAAGACCAAATTCCAAAGCTGAATCACATGTTTGGCCAAGAGACTTGTCTAGCATCATCTTAACTGCCTAGAAGTGAgaactatttttttaatttaaaattctctTTGTCTGTGTGCCTAAAACCCAACACCTAAATCCATGCTTAATGTCCAAATGCATGGCTCTGCTGACAAAGGTGAGAGCGCTCACACTTTCTTTGACATCAAGTGCTCAACACTGTTGAAAATTAGTTCTCATTTTTTACGTATCCAAATATAGATGTAGGTGTTCGGCTTTATATCACATCATTTGAAAATCGTGACCTTTGTGCCTCATATTAAGGGGTTGAAGCTTTAAAGGCTCAGCCAGTTAAGAATGTTTCAGGAATGCTGATCTCCTTGCTCAACATTTGTTCATGTTTGGCAATAGCTTGTgtcatctgaaaggaaaaaaaaacagaagtttgaAAAAGTATTTCACAAAATACTTTGCTGGGCAAGGCCAATAAGCTAGTGAATGTTGTAGTTAGTGGTCTGTAACCCCCAGTAACTGCAGCTGAACGGATGAAGTCAGAATTTAGAAAAGTGCACTCTTCTGTTGTTTGTTCTTTTGCAACAACGGACACTAGAGCTGCACACCCTGGGTCTTCTAGAGAGACGCTCTCCTCAGAGGTTTTCATCCAGCCATTTTATATAGCTGTTTCTGGTCTGAATTCCTGCAGAGAAATCAGTAGGCCAAATCGTGAATATCATACAGCCATGAAAGCAGTCATCAAAGTGGTCAAGTGTGACTTCCACGCCCGCGTTCTCTAGTCGTTTTGCATACATCACCCCATCATCTCTCAGGACATCATTCTCGCAAGTCAGGATGTAAGTCTTTGGTTGTAGCTGCAAAGTTTCATTTTCTGCAAGCAGTGGGACTGCTCGTACATCAAGCAGTGCTGGTATCTTCTGGACGATTTCAGCCTTGCCTGTAGTTTGTATTACAGGCTTGTAGTTCTTTTTGAATGATGAAGGCAGTAGAGATGTCCAGTTCAGACGTCCTCTGAAAGACAGAGCTTGGCTTACATCAAGAGCAGTGTGATTGTTGATCAGCAGTGAGTGAGCCAAGTCATAGTTACCATTGAAATAGTCTATCCAATAGTTTATCATGACATAACGAGGAAGAACAGGCATATTCATGTTCTGCTGATATGAAGGTGTATTAAAGTCAAATGCCTGAAGGACTGGATAAATTAAGGCCTGCAGTTTCGGTCTGATGGTCATATGCTCATCTTTGCTAAGCTGCAGGAAAAATATAGGTCAAAATTGAGTTTATAAAGAAAATCAACATTACAGTATCAACCTTGATCTTTATACAAGCGATCATTTGACAAGTtttaggccaaattctgctctgatACAACTCCACTGGCAGATGTTGCTCTTTTGGCTGAAATATGAGCAACCTGACCTTTTTCTTCTACTGTAATAACGGCCATTTCAGACACATCcagtatcctgtctccaacagaaATCAGTGGCAGATGCTTACAGAAGAGTGTAAGAACAGAAAACACATATAATGATATTTCTCTAATACACTTTCCCAGTTTAAGAATTTGCAACTGAGGGACTTCTTGTGTCTGTTTTTGACTTGAACTTGCCAATTATACATTTGACGCACCCTTATTCTTTTAGTGGAAGAGTGAGCGAACACTTGTTTCTCTTCACCTTCTGTACAAGATTTCTAGATCTCGTTATCATACCCAGTTTTGGCTCTCTTTCAGGCTGAAGATTCTTAGCTTATTTAATCTTTCCCTGAAACAATCCTATATCATTGATTTAAAAAGTATTATGCATCAGACAAAGAAATTAGGAATGCTGTTTCCAAAACATGGTTCTATCATGTTTATCAGTCCTCAAGACTGAAACTTTTAGTGTAATTGTCCCTTATTAATTTTTTCACCCTAATTCAATATTGCAAGGTTGTCATGATAATAAGTTGCCTGCACATGATATCAGCTTTCTTATTGCCAATGGTTAATGATGATATGAAAAAACTAATAATAGTATTTCACTCAACCATGAAAATATTATTACTTGCCCCAGGCTGCCTTTCAGATCTTTACTAGATTAAATTGAGATTACATTTAAACTAGAAATATATGAAAGAACTTTCCTTAAAATTGCAAAATGCTATAGGAAGGCAATTTAACAGAAGAGTTGGTTTCGTTTATTATATTTTTTGTCCttcatttgtatttgaaaaaaataagaacataCTTTCAAAGACAAGCATCtacaaaataggaaaataaattgATAAATTATGCATCTATGTATTATGCATCTAGTTACCTATTCAGGCAAATACAGAATTCACCagcaaacaggattaaaaaaaaagtcatttagctACTCACTTAAAATTTGGCCCATAACAACTCATAACTGCAGTAAGACATTGCAAAGCTGCTCAATTCATATATAATTGACTTATCTTTCTTCTGTAAAATATCTAGATGCTGGCTTTCAATAGCAAGCATTACGGTTTTGTCTCAAGTTGGCACATCACCTTGTGATGATGCAGCACAAATAACCTGTCAACCTATGCGCCTCACTGAATTAGGGACTGTTGTAGTGTAATACATTTCAGACACTGCATGTTACCTGCTGACACACAGCAGCAGCCAAATTTCCTCCTGCGCTATCACCGGAAATTGCAACACGACTTGGGTCAACTGAATATTCAGCTAAGACATCAGGATGCAAAAAATGCTTGGTAGCACGAAGAGCATCATGGAACTGCTCGGGGAAGCACACCTCTGGTACCAGCCTGTAtctacaaaagaagaaaagaggtgaGAGACAATCATTACAATGAATATACCTCTCTGTCAGGATTAATATACTATCAGATATAGCTTAATGACTAATAACTATTTCATTAGGATAAATGCTATGGGAAAAATATGAGTTGTGTAACACCAATGTAAGACTTAATCTTATAATCAACATTCCAATTCTGAAATATTAATACTAACCAGCTAGATATGAATAACACTGAGATAGTATAAAATTGTGCAGCACTTTTCTAGGATTTCCCAGTAGAGGATTTCATCATGTCACGAAAaattaatgaatatttaaaacacCCTTGGCAAAGGAGTCATTgcaatcagcttgttttcaaTTCCAAACCCCCATCTTAACCAGCATGAGGGAGGGTAAGTCATATATGCGCAACAGGTTCAACTGAGACATCATGTACCTAAGTAGCTCTATGTTTCCCAAATTTCATGTACACTCAGTAGAGGCTGAGCAATGGTATGCCTATAGACCAGAAAAGGAACAGTAGGCAGGAACTGAAGTAATACTGATTTGCCCTAACGCCATACATTCAATAACTCCACTCCTTTATCAAGGAGACAAGCAGAAATATACCCAGTTCATAGGTGGAGAAACCAAAGTGCAGACAGATAAAACTGTCTGCCCCAAAACAGCCAGCAGCCAAGAACCACATCTCCTGAGTCGCAGTCACTAGACTTTTTCAGTTTCTAAATAACAGTGCAGGAAAAGTCAGTATGTATTTACTGAATCATATGTAACATAAGAGTTGTTATGGGGCGTCATGGTGCCAAGCACACCTTTCTGCTTGTGGCCTTTTATATTCTTAATGGACTTTACATATTTTCTGTGGGGCTGATTAAGAAtattttgacaaaatatttttttattgtcAACTTGACAGAAAACAAATCTTTACACAGGTTAGTGCTTCTTGGTTCAAATTAAGAAAGTTTTtgtcaaaaatgttttgtttcccaTTATtcctgaagcaaaacaaaatccagTTTTCTGGttcaaatattttatctttaGAAATCTAAGCTAACAGAATTCCATAtgcaaaataaatttcaaaaataaattaaacaacaAGTGTTTCAAACTCAAAAACTGTCCTGCTTTCAGAAAGCAATCTATGTATAGCATCAACTCCAAAGGAATATGAGACAGGCCTTTGGGAACTCCTTGCAAAAATGCATAACAGATTGTGTATAGATCATGAAAGTGAGATGTACAATTAAACCAATGAGAAAACAAATTAGACTTCACTAATTGAGTACAAAAGCCTTGATTGAGAGATATAATGGCAAAGGAGAATAGACAAACAATAACAACTCCGAAAAACTGCCAGAATTATACTGCCATAAACAAGAAAAGGAATAATAAGGAACTTTTCAATATAGTGATCACGCTTGTCTGGAATGGCCAAcatctgctttttactttttattgtttCTACTGATAAACaccaaagaagtaaaaaaaaaaaatctacccctTAAAGTATACTGGAATGAGTTTTGAAGCAGAAACATCAACTCCATATAATTAAGTTGTAATTTGATCACAGAACTTGGTATGTAATCAACTGTAAGTGGGAAACTTGAGTAGTTATATCAAGTGATTGCTTTtgtgtattaaaatattaaagttgACATTAAGGATGAGAAAAGTATCAATCAAGTTGGAGTGATCCAGGTAATGTAGTTAGCTAGCTAAGAAGTTTTTTTACCTTTGGAATTGTTTAGCTAGTCAAAAAAGCAGTCCTGTTTCTCTGCTGTCTGGCACCTCTTGTTGTCCTCTGCTCTTGAGTAGAGTACATGGGTTAAATTAGATTACACAGGTTAAATTCACTGGAACAGTGTGTGATTGAGAGAACAGCAGGAAACTGCTAGACTCCACTGTATATATTGGTTAACAAGCAGTGGTAAAATCACTTGCTAATTTTTACGTTGCAGACCTTTCTTCAATATGACTTAGAAACTCTGGTTTATAGACAGACTTGaggtattttatatttaatataccTTGCAGCATTGGGAGTGCCCATTGAGGAGGGTAACAGTCCCTCTTGCTGCATGGCGAGATTAAGACAGATGTAGTTCAGCCTTCTTTCAGGTAGATATAATGTCCAAGTGCATATATGCTTTTTTAAGTTGATAAGTATTTACAGAATCATAACTTAAGTCACTTGAGTGAGCTCAGGTTTTAGTTGCACTCCTTGTGTGTAGCTACATTTGAAAGATG
The sequence above is a segment of the Apteryx mantelli isolate bAptMan1 chromosome 9, bAptMan1.hap1, whole genome shotgun sequence genome. Coding sequences within it:
- the NCEH1 gene encoding neutral cholesterol ester hydrolase 1: MRAAWLLLPALAALGAYYVYAPLPGSVSQPWKLMLLDATFRAVQQACHLIHYLRLSHHLIVLNYLIGAFDKLKSVSSEHISITDAVFDGVEVRVFEPPPKQDETLKRSVVYIHGGGWALASARTSLYNNLCRIMAESLNAVVVSVEYRLVPEVCFPEQFHDALRATKHFLHPDVLAEYSVDPSRVAISGDSAGGNLAAAVCQQLSKDEHMTIRPKLQALIYPVLQAFDFNTPSYQQNMNMPVLPRYVMINYWIDYFNGNYDLAHSLLINNHTALDVSQALSFRGRLNWTSLLPSSFKKNYKPVIQTTGKAEIVQKIPALLDVRAVPLLAENETLQLQPKTYILTCENDVLRDDGVMYAKRLENAGVEVTLDHFDDCFHGCMIFTIWPTDFSAGIQTRNSYIKWLDENL